In Polynucleobacter sp. TUM22923, one genomic interval encodes:
- the fba gene encoding class II fructose-bisphosphate aldolase (catalyzes the reversible aldol condensation of dihydroxyacetonephosphate and glyceraldehyde 3-phosphate in the Calvin cycle, glycolysis, and/or gluconeogenesis) yields MALVSLRQLLDHAAEHGYGLPAFNVNNLEQVTAIMEAADEADSPVIMQASAGARKYAGEPFLRHLISAAVEAYPHIPVVMHQDHGQSPAVCMAAIKSGFTSVMMDGSLEADGKSVASYEYNVDVSREVVKFSHSIGVTVEAELGVLGSLETMQGDKEDGHGADGKMTREQLLTDVEQAADFVKATQCDALAIAIGTSHGAYKFTKKPTGDILAIERIKEIHARIPNTHLVMHGSSSVPQELLAEIRQFGGDMKETYGVPVEEIQEGIKHGVRKINIDTDIRLAMTGAIRRYFIENPSKFDPRDYLKPAREAAKKVCIARFQAFGSAGQASKIKPIPLEKMAELYKSGKLAQIVK; encoded by the coding sequence ATGGCATTAGTATCTTTACGACAACTTTTGGATCATGCGGCAGAACATGGTTATGGACTGCCTGCATTTAACGTGAATAATTTGGAGCAAGTCACGGCCATTATGGAAGCTGCTGACGAGGCAGATTCCCCGGTAATTATGCAGGCCTCTGCTGGGGCGCGTAAGTATGCAGGTGAGCCATTCTTACGCCATCTTATTTCAGCGGCAGTAGAGGCTTACCCCCATATTCCCGTCGTAATGCACCAAGATCATGGTCAAAGTCCAGCCGTATGTATGGCCGCAATCAAAAGTGGCTTTACTAGCGTGATGATGGACGGTTCTTTAGAGGCGGATGGTAAATCCGTTGCTAGTTATGAATATAACGTCGATGTATCCAGAGAGGTCGTCAAATTCTCACACTCTATTGGGGTCACTGTCGAAGCTGAGTTAGGTGTTCTTGGCTCACTCGAGACTATGCAGGGTGATAAAGAGGACGGTCATGGTGCTGATGGCAAGATGACGCGTGAACAGTTGTTGACGGATGTAGAGCAGGCAGCTGATTTTGTTAAAGCGACGCAATGCGATGCTTTGGCAATTGCGATTGGTACTAGCCATGGTGCTTACAAGTTTACGAAGAAGCCCACCGGTGATATTTTGGCGATTGAGCGCATTAAAGAAATTCATGCGCGTATTCCCAATACGCACTTAGTGATGCATGGCTCCTCCAGTGTTCCGCAAGAATTGCTCGCAGAAATCCGTCAGTTCGGCGGCGATATGAAAGAAACCTACGGCGTGCCTGTTGAAGAAATTCAAGAAGGTATTAAGCATGGGGTGCGTAAGATTAATATCGATACGGATATTCGCTTGGCAATGACGGGCGCAATTCGCCGTTACTTTATTGAGAACCCGAGTAAATTTGATCCACGTGATTACTTAAAGCCAGCACGAGAAGCGGCAAAAAAAGTCTGTATTGCCCGCTTTCAAGCCTTTGGGTCGGCTGGTCAAGCATCAAAAATTAAGCCGATTCCACTGGAGAAGATGGCTGAGTTATACAAGAGCGGCAAATTAGCCCAGATCGTTAAGTGA
- the pyk gene encoding pyruvate kinase produces MLRATKIIATLGPASEKPEVLRGMILAGVDVVRMNFSHGTVADHKARHDLVRSISAQVGKEVGIMADLQGPKIRVGKFVDNKILLIEGDQFILDVACQVGNQERVGLDYKELPSDVKSGDRLLLNDGLVVLQVQSVQGGEIFTRVEQGGPLSNNKGINRAGGGLTAPALTEKDIADLDAAIAMGVDFLAISFPKDGADMAYARKLADAASQKYGVGKVRTIAKVERAEAIEPDALKSIIAESDGIMVARGDLAIEVGNAAVPALQKRMIAWALEADKFTITATQMMESMINAPVPTRAEVSDVANAVLDGTDAVMLSAESAAGMYPVQTIKAMAEICVEAEKSDRVKLDTDFLDQTFTRIDQTIALGALFTAHHLNANAIAALTDSGSTAVWMSRHNIHVPIFALTSKISTQRALSTYRNVFPIGLDYTKDRDVALQEVEDCLKKLGVVKKDDVVVLTSGEPMGEPGGTNSLKIIQVK; encoded by the coding sequence ATGTTACGAGCAACAAAAATTATTGCCACCTTAGGGCCGGCATCTGAAAAACCAGAAGTACTGCGAGGTATGATTCTTGCCGGTGTGGACGTAGTCCGCATGAATTTTTCACATGGCACTGTGGCAGATCACAAGGCGCGACATGATTTAGTGCGGAGTATTTCTGCTCAAGTAGGCAAAGAAGTCGGCATCATGGCTGACTTACAGGGCCCTAAAATTCGCGTTGGTAAATTTGTTGATAACAAAATCCTACTAATAGAGGGTGATCAATTTATTTTAGATGTCGCTTGTCAGGTGGGCAATCAAGAGCGCGTAGGGCTTGACTACAAAGAGTTGCCCAGTGATGTTAAGTCAGGCGACCGTCTCTTATTGAATGATGGTTTAGTAGTCTTACAGGTGCAGAGTGTTCAGGGTGGTGAGATATTCACACGCGTAGAGCAGGGCGGGCCACTCTCTAACAACAAGGGTATTAATCGTGCTGGCGGCGGCTTAACAGCCCCGGCCCTGACTGAAAAAGATATTGCAGACTTAGATGCGGCTATTGCCATGGGGGTTGATTTTTTAGCGATTAGCTTTCCCAAGGATGGTGCTGATATGGCATATGCTCGCAAGTTAGCAGATGCTGCTAGCCAAAAATATGGTGTTGGTAAAGTCAGAACGATTGCCAAAGTAGAGCGTGCAGAAGCGATTGAGCCAGATGCATTAAAAAGTATCATTGCTGAGAGCGACGGCATTATGGTTGCTCGAGGTGACTTGGCAATTGAGGTTGGCAATGCCGCGGTACCTGCCTTGCAAAAGCGAATGATTGCTTGGGCGCTAGAGGCGGACAAATTTACTATTACGGCTACGCAAATGATGGAGTCTATGATCAATGCACCCGTGCCAACACGTGCTGAAGTTAGCGATGTAGCCAACGCGGTATTAGATGGTACAGATGCTGTGATGCTGTCAGCAGAATCAGCTGCCGGTATGTACCCAGTGCAGACTATTAAGGCGATGGCAGAAATTTGTGTTGAAGCAGAAAAGTCTGATCGCGTGAAGTTGGATACGGATTTCTTAGATCAAACCTTTACCCGTATTGATCAGACGATTGCATTAGGAGCTTTATTTACGGCGCATCACTTAAATGCCAATGCTATTGCTGCTTTGACGGACTCTGGTTCAACTGCCGTATGGATGAGTCGACATAACATTCATGTCCCTATTTTTGCGCTGACCTCTAAGATTTCGACGCAGCGAGCACTTAGTACTTACCGTAATGTCTTTCCGATTGGCCTAGATTACACCAAGGATCGAGACGTGGCTTTGCAAGAAGTAGAAGATTGTCTGAAGAAGCTTGGTGTAGTGAAGAAAGATGATGTTGTAGTTCTCACTTCTGGAGAGCCAATGGGCGAACCAGGCGGCACCAATTCCCTCAAAATTATTCAGGTGAAGTAA
- a CDS encoding phosphoglycerate kinase, giving the protein MPEFSFKVKRLNELAQAGLLKGKRVFIRADLNVPQDEMGNITEDTRIRASMPAVQMCLDAGAAVMVTSHLGRPTEGQFKPEDSLAPVADRIASILNRKVPLISDWVGGSFEVKPGELVLLENCRLNEGEKKNSDALAKKIAALCDIYVNDAFGTAHRAEATTYGVAKFAAIACAGPLMAAELDALSRALANPKRPLVAIVAGSKVSSKLTILKALADKVDELIVGGGIANTFMLAKGLPIGKSLAEPDLVEEAKEIMAIMEKRGAHVPIPEDVVVANELSPLARANRVPADQVADDDMILDIGPKTAARLSTMLAHAGTIVWNGPLGVFEIDQFGGGTKMLAAAIAHSPAFSIAGGGDTLAAIAKYGIENQVDYISTGGGAFLEFLEGKTLPAVAVLVERAKE; this is encoded by the coding sequence ATGCCTGAATTCTCTTTTAAAGTAAAACGACTCAATGAATTGGCACAGGCGGGTCTTTTAAAGGGGAAGCGGGTTTTCATCCGTGCTGATCTCAACGTTCCCCAGGATGAGATGGGTAACATCACCGAAGACACCCGAATTCGGGCGTCCATGCCTGCGGTACAAATGTGTTTGGATGCCGGTGCTGCCGTAATGGTGACTTCCCACTTAGGGCGTCCAACAGAGGGCCAATTTAAGCCTGAGGACAGCCTAGCTCCTGTAGCCGATCGGATTGCCTCGATCTTGAATCGCAAAGTACCGCTTATTAGTGATTGGGTCGGGGGCAGTTTTGAAGTCAAGCCAGGTGAGCTGGTTTTATTGGAGAACTGTCGCCTCAATGAAGGTGAAAAAAAGAATAGTGATGCGCTAGCAAAGAAGATTGCTGCTCTATGTGATATCTACGTCAATGATGCGTTTGGTACTGCACACCGTGCAGAAGCAACAACCTATGGTGTTGCTAAATTTGCAGCCATTGCTTGCGCAGGCCCATTAATGGCGGCAGAGTTAGATGCCTTGAGTCGTGCGTTGGCCAATCCGAAGCGCCCTCTTGTGGCGATTGTTGCCGGCTCAAAGGTGTCTTCTAAGTTGACAATTCTTAAAGCGCTGGCTGACAAAGTGGATGAATTAATTGTGGGCGGTGGTATTGCCAATACCTTTATGTTGGCCAAGGGGCTGCCGATTGGTAAATCCTTAGCTGAGCCAGATTTAGTAGAAGAGGCTAAAGAGATTATGGCGATTATGGAAAAGCGGGGTGCGCATGTTCCTATTCCGGAGGATGTCGTTGTCGCTAATGAGCTCTCACCTTTGGCTCGTGCGAACCGCGTTCCTGCCGATCAAGTAGCTGATGACGATATGATTTTGGATATTGGGCCTAAAACAGCTGCGCGTTTATCGACGATGCTTGCCCATGCAGGTACGATTGTTTGGAATGGTCCATTAGGTGTATTTGAGATTGACCAATTTGGTGGTGGTACCAAAATGTTGGCAGCAGCTATTGCCCACTCCCCTGCATTTTCTATTGCGGGTGGCGGTGACACTTTAGCGGCAATTGCTAAGTACGGTATTGAGAATCAAGTGGATTACATTTCTACTGGAGGGGGCGCTTTCTTGGAGTTTTTAGAAGGCAAGACCCTGCCAGCCGTTGCGGTACTAGTTGAACGAGCGAAAGAATAA
- a CDS encoding branched-chain amino acid transaminase — MSMSDRDGFIWSDGKLVPWREANVHVLTHSLHYGMGVFEGIRAYNTPKGTAIFRLPEHVKRLFNGTKIFQMNMPYTPEQITSGIIDVVNSNELKSCYIRPIIFIGSEKLGISPKGNTIHTAIAAWEWGAYLGEDGLNKGIRVKTSSFTRHFVNSSLVRAKASGYYINSILANQEVTANGYDEALLLDTEGYVSEGSGENIFMVRDGIVYTPDLASCLDGITRASIIQIVKDLGLELREKRITRDEVYSADEAFFTGTAAEVTPIRELDDRTIGDGKRGSITEKIQAIYFDAVYGRSDQYQSWLTYVK, encoded by the coding sequence ATGTCGATGTCCGACCGCGATGGTTTTATTTGGTCCGATGGGAAGCTTGTTCCTTGGCGTGAAGCCAACGTTCATGTGCTAACCCACAGTCTCCACTACGGAATGGGTGTTTTCGAGGGTATTCGTGCCTACAACACCCCTAAAGGTACCGCTATTTTTCGTCTGCCTGAGCATGTAAAGCGCTTATTCAATGGGACGAAGATTTTCCAGATGAATATGCCTTACACACCTGAGCAAATTACCAGCGGCATTATCGATGTCGTTAATAGCAATGAGTTGAAATCTTGCTACATCCGCCCCATTATTTTTATCGGCTCTGAAAAATTAGGTATTTCACCAAAAGGGAACACCATTCATACAGCGATTGCAGCCTGGGAATGGGGCGCTTATTTGGGTGAAGATGGTCTAAATAAAGGCATCCGCGTAAAAACCTCATCTTTTACCCGTCACTTTGTGAATTCTTCATTGGTGCGCGCCAAAGCTTCTGGCTACTACATCAACTCTATTTTGGCTAATCAAGAAGTCACTGCCAATGGCTATGATGAGGCACTCTTGCTAGATACTGAAGGTTACGTCTCTGAAGGCTCTGGTGAAAATATATTTATGGTGCGTGATGGCATTGTCTACACACCAGACCTAGCCTCCTGCCTAGATGGCATTACCCGTGCTTCTATCATTCAGATTGTCAAAGATCTGGGCCTGGAGTTGCGTGAAAAGCGCATTACGCGTGATGAAGTTTATTCTGCTGACGAAGCATTCTTTACTGGTACTGCTGCTGAAGTGACGCCGATTCGCGAGTTGGATGATCGTACGATTGGTGATGGTAAGCGCGGTTCGATTACCGAGAAAATTCAGGCAATTTACTTTGATGCTGTTTACGGTAGAAGTGACCAATATCAATCTTGGCTGACCTACGTTAAGTAA
- a CDS encoding zinc-finger domain-containing protein, translating into MSQSPVVMIDGKDLPLHCPTNQTPSWNSHPRVFLDVAKTGDAKCPYCGTEYKLIPGTELHGH; encoded by the coding sequence ATGAGTCAATCACCTGTGGTCATGATCGATGGTAAGGATCTCCCTCTGCATTGCCCCACTAATCAAACCCCAAGCTGGAATTCTCATCCACGGGTATTTTTAGATGTAGCGAAAACGGGGGATGCAAAATGCCCCTACTGTGGCACTGAGTACAAACTCATCCCAGGTACCGAGCTCCACGGGCACTAG
- the waaF gene encoding lipopolysaccharide heptosyltransferase II, whose protein sequence is MNRILIIAPNWIGDAVMSQPLMADLKARYPDSKMDVLASPWVAPIYQACTEVNQVIEAKLEHKKLQWSLRKQLAKQLEKEQYEACFVLPNSLKSGLIPWLANIPFRIGYRGEMRFGLINVAFDNPRKQNRPPMAEHYLALGGALDAFKVQSSHSANPILNVSTHAKQTVIAKLAQAGIDQKSIYVFCPGAEYGSTKRWPTDHFANLAKQLIASRPEAQIILLGSPADHALADHIQAQASHHPQLHNWCGKTQLDEAIALIGMSKTLISNDSGLMHIGAALKVPQVAIFGSSDPNHTPPLSERAKVIWLNLPCSPCHQRVCPLGHLKCLKEISPQAVLTAIQTLES, encoded by the coding sequence ATGAATCGTATTCTGATCATCGCGCCAAATTGGATTGGTGATGCTGTAATGTCCCAGCCTCTGATGGCTGACCTGAAGGCAAGGTATCCAGATTCAAAGATGGATGTCTTAGCTAGTCCCTGGGTTGCGCCCATCTATCAAGCCTGCACTGAAGTTAACCAGGTCATTGAAGCGAAGCTCGAACACAAAAAACTGCAATGGAGCCTACGAAAGCAACTGGCTAAGCAGTTAGAAAAAGAGCAATATGAAGCCTGCTTTGTATTACCCAATAGCCTAAAGTCTGGTCTTATTCCCTGGCTAGCGAATATCCCTTTCCGAATTGGCTATCGAGGTGAGATGCGCTTTGGCTTAATCAATGTTGCTTTTGACAATCCCCGTAAGCAGAATCGCCCGCCAATGGCAGAGCACTACCTTGCTTTAGGTGGTGCACTTGATGCCTTCAAAGTCCAGTCGAGTCATTCAGCCAATCCAATACTGAATGTATCGACTCATGCAAAGCAGACTGTCATAGCTAAATTAGCTCAGGCTGGCATTGATCAAAAATCAATTTACGTATTTTGTCCCGGTGCAGAGTATGGCTCCACCAAGCGCTGGCCAACAGATCACTTTGCCAATCTTGCCAAACAATTAATCGCCAGCAGGCCAGAAGCCCAAATCATTCTTTTAGGTAGTCCGGCTGACCATGCTTTAGCAGACCATATTCAAGCCCAAGCAAGTCATCACCCTCAACTTCATAACTGGTGTGGCAAAACACAACTGGATGAGGCGATTGCTCTGATCGGTATGAGTAAAACCCTCATCAGTAATGACTCTGGACTGATGCACATTGGTGCAGCACTGAAGGTGCCACAGGTAGCGATTTTTGGCTCAAGCGATCCGAACCATACGCCCCCCTTATCAGAGAGGGCTAAAGTAATATGGCTCAATCTACCATGTAGCCCATGTCATCAAAGAGTATGCCCATTAGGTCATCTCAAATGTTTGAAAGAGATTTCTCCACAAGCCGTATTAACCGCTATCCAAACATTAGAAAGTTAG
- a CDS encoding nuclear transport factor 2 family protein, giving the protein MSKLARLFQNADEVVDAWREALKNRDVKGALAIWLDDDSITCVLPEGQRLSGHAEIRAGLERLLDKQALFLEPIACISHSVLGAAVYDTTEAVHLRPDQIEAAFFLNITLVLLQDSQGWRIAHLHASHSTEETFDAPSTPHGLH; this is encoded by the coding sequence ATGTCTAAACTTGCTAGACTCTTTCAGAATGCTGATGAAGTAGTAGATGCTTGGCGTGAGGCTCTTAAGAATCGTGACGTCAAAGGTGCCCTGGCCATTTGGCTTGACGATGACTCCATCACTTGCGTTTTGCCAGAAGGCCAACGCTTGAGCGGGCATGCAGAAATTCGGGCAGGACTAGAGCGCTTGCTCGATAAACAGGCGCTCTTTTTAGAGCCCATCGCTTGTATTAGTCACTCGGTTCTGGGCGCTGCTGTGTACGATACGACCGAAGCTGTTCACCTAAGACCCGATCAAATCGAGGCGGCATTTTTTCTGAATATTACCTTGGTGTTGCTGCAGGATAGTCAAGGCTGGCGCATTGCCCACCTTCACGCAAGCCATTCGACTGAAGAAACTTTTGATGCTCCTTCTACCCCGCACGGACTTCATTAA
- a CDS encoding DUF2946 family protein, whose amino-acid sequence MDEQVLRSLIKWSEVADCFGWLALDRRGQWRMRDEYAQANGLPGKVIEHTTLNEYIARNYARDTSGRHFFQNGPQRVFVTLDATPWIARIYPGITHLKILTQCNTPIKPQSALCDEVGNVYIIGLIEQMISTELNASTQSRFTKTESLAVALLHDHDLDLFSSQSQVQEDACSFKGVWTWQDCPLPIEPIHSAELSGRFHFIKTPIQN is encoded by the coding sequence ATGGATGAGCAGGTACTCCGGTCTCTCATCAAGTGGTCAGAGGTAGCCGATTGCTTTGGGTGGTTAGCACTGGATCGTCGAGGTCAATGGCGTATGCGCGATGAGTATGCGCAAGCGAATGGATTGCCAGGCAAAGTGATTGAACACACCACACTGAATGAATACATTGCCAGAAACTATGCACGAGACACCTCGGGAAGACATTTTTTTCAGAATGGCCCACAACGGGTGTTTGTTACTCTAGATGCAACACCATGGATTGCCCGCATTTATCCCGGTATCACTCACTTAAAAATACTAACGCAATGCAACACCCCCATAAAACCCCAGAGCGCTCTTTGCGATGAAGTGGGTAACGTTTACATCATCGGCTTAATAGAGCAAATGATCTCCACTGAGCTCAACGCCTCAACGCAGAGCCGGTTTACCAAAACAGAATCCCTTGCAGTAGCACTGCTACATGATCATGATTTAGATTTGTTCTCTAGCCAATCCCAGGTACAAGAAGATGCTTGTAGCTTCAAAGGTGTCTGGACTTGGCAAGACTGCCCTCTCCCAATTGAACCCATTCATTCTGCAGAATTAAGTGGGCGCTTTCACTTTATCAAGACGCCTATTCAGAATTAG
- a CDS encoding M48 family metalloprotease — protein sequence MQVINTSPKSSTFKRIVACQLMLALAWPSVGVVYAAGTASSTVTGDVSVQGDSAALQNLGRAVQSPDAHSANLPTRNALQVQETFILPDMGDPGGDSLSRLDEKKYGEMIMRQIRPDVDYSNDLPIYDYLNQMERRLLQAAKRLQLGGANDQGGSAYNFEVFAVKDSSINAFALPGGFIGFHTGLLVSAESDSEVASVMGHETGHVLQRHLARQMDKQTTNTMIALAGILLGALAASRNPGAASGLMQGGQAVAINNQLSYSRDAEREADRIGFQILAASGYDVNGAPGFFQRLQKATGIMDNGVPSYVRTHPLTTDRIADMQDRVRNIPSRNVPTAVEFYLIKARARMEQSGTSSGMYDLKNVFDSLSKQSSPGKQMEGFYGLALIAQKQGRLDQATGYLQQARKLANSASAPGSPIQSQSLSLDITSSELALAKGKNEEALQLAQATLRAYPQSYAAGAAMMNAYLKLGRTNDAIVWLKARTRLQPNEVVWWTMLSKAYDQANNVPMRHYALGEKYALEGAWPSAIEQLKIARSSGGADFYQGSSIDARLREMQKQYREELKEQGKNLPG from the coding sequence ATGCAAGTCATAAACACTTCACCAAAATCATCTACTTTTAAGCGCATTGTGGCCTGCCAATTGATGCTGGCCTTGGCTTGGCCTAGTGTTGGCGTTGTTTATGCCGCTGGGACGGCTTCATCGACTGTGACAGGCGACGTTTCAGTTCAGGGAGATTCGGCTGCCTTGCAAAACTTAGGAAGAGCTGTTCAGTCTCCAGATGCCCACTCTGCTAACTTACCAACTCGAAATGCACTTCAGGTTCAAGAGACTTTTATATTGCCTGATATGGGTGATCCCGGAGGTGACTCATTAAGTAGATTGGATGAGAAGAAGTATGGCGAGATGATCATGCGCCAAATTCGTCCGGATGTGGACTACTCTAATGATTTGCCAATTTATGACTACTTAAATCAAATGGAACGCCGCTTATTACAAGCGGCTAAGCGCTTGCAATTGGGGGGTGCTAATGATCAGGGTGGCAGTGCCTATAACTTCGAAGTCTTTGCAGTGAAAGACAGCAGCATTAACGCATTTGCTTTACCTGGTGGTTTTATTGGTTTTCATACGGGGTTATTGGTAAGTGCTGAATCAGATTCAGAGGTAGCCTCGGTGATGGGCCATGAAACAGGTCACGTATTACAGCGTCACTTAGCTCGTCAGATGGATAAGCAGACAACGAACACGATGATTGCCCTTGCAGGTATTTTGTTGGGCGCGTTAGCTGCCTCGCGTAATCCTGGTGCAGCATCTGGTCTCATGCAGGGTGGTCAAGCAGTTGCCATCAATAACCAGCTATCGTATTCCAGGGATGCGGAGCGTGAAGCGGATCGAATTGGCTTTCAGATTTTGGCCGCCAGTGGATATGACGTCAATGGTGCGCCTGGCTTTTTTCAGCGCCTACAAAAAGCGACGGGAATTATGGACAACGGAGTGCCATCCTATGTTCGTACTCACCCATTAACAACGGACCGTATTGCGGATATGCAAGATCGGGTGCGCAATATTCCCAGCAGAAATGTACCTACGGCGGTAGAGTTTTACTTAATTAAAGCGCGTGCCCGTATGGAACAATCTGGTACTTCAAGTGGTATGTACGACCTTAAAAATGTGTTTGATAGTTTAAGTAAGCAGTCCAGTCCGGGCAAGCAGATGGAAGGTTTTTATGGATTAGCTTTGATTGCTCAAAAGCAAGGCCGACTGGATCAGGCTACGGGCTATCTACAGCAAGCACGTAAGCTAGCCAATAGTGCCAGCGCACCAGGCTCTCCCATTCAGAGTCAAAGTCTTTCTTTAGACATCACCAGTTCAGAGTTGGCCTTAGCCAAGGGAAAGAACGAGGAGGCTCTGCAGTTAGCTCAGGCAACCTTGCGCGCTTACCCACAGTCTTATGCCGCGGGTGCAGCCATGATGAATGCCTATCTCAAGCTAGGGCGAACAAATGACGCAATTGTGTGGCTTAAAGCGCGCACGAGATTGCAGCCAAATGAGGTGGTGTGGTGGACGATGCTTTCGAAGGCCTACGATCAGGCAAATAATGTCCCCATGCGGCACTACGCTTTAGGGGAAAAATATGCGCTTGAAGGCGCTTGGCCATCGGCTATTGAGCAATTAAAAATAGCCAGATCATCTGGTGGTGCTGATTTTTATCAAGGGTCTAGCATTGATGCACGACTTCGAGAAATGCAAAAGCAGTATCGAGAAGAGTTAAAGGAGCAAGGTAAAAATCTACCCGGCTAA
- the moaC gene encoding cyclic pyranopterin monophosphate synthase MoaC has translation MNKLTHFDASGQAHMVNVGDKPHTHRIALATGKITMLPATFQMIAAGTHKKGDVLGIARIAGIQASKKTSDLIPLCHPLALTHVSLEFELQAVENSITCQVRAETTGPTGVEMEALTAVQVALLTIYDMAKAVDRGMVMGDVHLLEKSGGKSGEWKAA, from the coding sequence ATGAACAAACTAACTCATTTTGACGCCAGTGGGCAAGCCCATATGGTCAATGTTGGCGATAAGCCCCATACACACCGAATTGCCCTTGCTACCGGCAAGATTACGATGCTTCCTGCGACCTTCCAAATGATTGCGGCAGGCACCCATAAAAAAGGGGATGTCCTTGGAATTGCTCGGATTGCAGGTATTCAGGCATCTAAAAAAACCTCCGATTTAATTCCTCTATGCCATCCTCTGGCGTTAACCCATGTCAGTCTCGAGTTCGAACTTCAGGCAGTAGAAAACAGCATCACCTGCCAAGTAAGAGCAGAAACTACCGGACCTACTGGTGTTGAAATGGAGGCACTGACCGCTGTCCAAGTTGCCCTCCTCACGATTTATGACATGGCTAAAGCAGTTGATAGGGGCATGGTCATGGGCGATGTTCACCTACTAGAAAAGAGTGGTGGCAAGTCTGGGGAGTGGAAAGCAGCTTAA
- a CDS encoding site-specific integrase, with the protein MATFRKRSNGRWQARVRHQGQIPVTKTFIHKVDAERWAKQVEVELDKGSFVNHAFAERTTFKDLIERYTLEVLPTMRGGTADSIRLRALARKPIAQLNMVALTPQKIAQYRDERLKEIAPSTVTRELAYFSSIINHARREWGINISNPVLLVKRPVGTLSRSRMLSDDEWHRLMEALRPVRQKSIWMQPLVRLALETAMRRGELLSLHWEQINLLKRTATLLITKNGDRRIVPLSTTAIEILRGLPRNINGPVFPITHEVVSQAFNRARKAAEIKDIHFHDLRHMAITRLAEKLPNLIELSAVSGHKSLAMLKRYYHPNPELLAEKLG; encoded by the coding sequence ATGGCAACGTTTCGCAAAAGAAGTAATGGTAGATGGCAAGCACGGGTGAGACATCAGGGGCAAATCCCTGTCACCAAGACCTTTATTCACAAAGTAGATGCAGAGCGCTGGGCAAAGCAAGTTGAAGTTGAGTTAGATAAGGGCAGCTTTGTTAATCACGCCTTCGCAGAGCGCACGACATTTAAAGATCTCATAGAGCGCTATACCTTGGAGGTGCTACCTACGATGCGAGGTGGTACTGCCGATTCGATACGATTAAGAGCCCTAGCCAGAAAGCCGATAGCACAGCTCAATATGGTTGCTCTAACACCGCAAAAGATTGCCCAATATAGAGATGAGCGACTAAAAGAAATTGCGCCCAGTACAGTTACTAGAGAGTTAGCCTACTTCTCCTCAATCATCAATCACGCAAGACGAGAATGGGGTATCAATATCAGTAACCCCGTACTTCTGGTTAAAAGACCGGTGGGGACATTAAGTAGAAGTCGCATGCTAAGTGATGATGAATGGCATAGGCTGATGGAGGCTTTAAGACCTGTCAGACAAAAAAGTATTTGGATGCAACCCCTAGTAAGGTTGGCGCTTGAGACCGCAATGCGAAGAGGCGAGCTGTTATCACTGCACTGGGAGCAAATTAATCTTCTCAAGCGCACCGCAACCTTGCTCATTACAAAGAATGGTGACAGGCGCATAGTGCCACTATCGACTACAGCGATAGAAATCCTTAGAGGACTTCCAAGAAACATAAATGGGCCAGTCTTTCCGATAACTCATGAAGTTGTATCGCAAGCTTTTAATAGAGCACGTAAGGCAGCTGAAATAAAAGACATCCACTTCCATGACCTACGCCATATGGCGATTACTAGGCTTGCTGAGAAGCTTCCTAACTTGATTGAACTATCGGCAGTATCAGGGCACAAAAGCTTGGCTATGCTAAAAAGGTACTATCACCCAAATCCAGAATTGCTTGCCGAGAAGTTAGGGTGA